A genomic stretch from Desulfurispira natronophila includes:
- a CDS encoding ATP-binding protein, with protein sequence MQYFLFFSHTGLDNRGHFIGISEDKLDHIFEKFSQADSSSVREYGGTGLGLAVAGQLALLMKGDIRVASKPGQGSSFAFTVTLPSLGTKERDSRPDGSRTQEPLAPAFEADYSHQSGSTLDLSQAASLARETADLVDLDLDLAWDKMQQILTLPLPRDLRAQAQKGAALLQTFDTDQVRQELEALISRMKAE encoded by the coding sequence GTGCAGTATTTCTTATTTTTCTCACATACTGGTCTTGACAACCGGGGCCACTTTATCGGCATTTCCGAGGATAAACTGGACCATATTTTTGAAAAGTTCTCCCAGGCGGATTCGTCCTCGGTGCGCGAATACGGCGGCACTGGTCTGGGCCTGGCAGTTGCCGGACAACTGGCTTTACTCATGAAGGGCGATATCCGGGTCGCCAGCAAGCCTGGCCAGGGAAGTTCCTTTGCCTTTACAGTGACCCTGCCCAGCCTGGGAACAAAAGAGCGGGACTCCCGTCCGGATGGATCACGGACTCAGGAACCGCTTGCACCCGCCTTTGAAGCGGATTACAGTCACCAGTCCGGCTCGACCCTGGATCTGTCTCAGGCCGCTTCCCTGGCCCGGGAGACAGCTGATCTGGTGGACCTGGACCTGGACCTGGCCTGGGACAAGATGCAGCAGATTCTGACCCTGCCCTTGCCCCGGGATCTGCGGGCCCAAGCCCAAAAAGGGGCCGCCCTGCTGCAGACATTTGACACTGACCAGGTCAGACAGGAGCTGGAAGCTCTGATTTCCCGCATGAAAGCAGAATAA